The sequence CCCCCTGCCCCCTCCACCACGGCGTTGCCCCCGCGCAGCCGACGCCACGCGGCCAGCGTGACGTCCCAGTCGGGCTCGCGTCCCAGGCGGCTGGCGGCCACGCCGGGGGCCACGGGCAGGCGGAAGCGGTGAGGACACACGTCATCCACGCTCAGCGAGCTGCCCGCCGCCGCGCGCAGGGCCAGCGCGTCCGCGGGTGCACGCAGGGACGCGCAGCCGCTCTCGTAGGGCTTGAAGCCCTGGGGCCGCAGCCCCGCGTCCGCCAGCAGCGACAGGAGCGCGCACGACGCCTGCGTCTTCCCCACGCCGGTGTCCGTGCCCGTCACGAAAATCTGGAACGGCTTGCCACGCTCAGCCACGGCGGACTCCCACGGTGCGCAGCGCCTCCAGCGCCAGGTCCACGTGGCCCACGGTGTGGGAAGCGGACAGGCAGAAGCGCAGGCGGCTGGTGCCCTCGGGGACGGTGGGCGGGCGGATGGCCTTCACCAGCACGCCCGCCTCGCGCAGACGGCGCGCGGCGTCCAGCGCTCGCTCGGGCTCGCCGAGGATGATGGGGAACACGGCGCTGCGAGGCTCGGCGCGCACGCCCAAGCCGCGCAGGCCGTCCGCGAAGCGGCGGATGTTGCGCCACAGCCGCTCGCGCAGGTCCGGGTCCCCCTCCACGGCGTCCACGGCGGCCTCGGCGGCGCCGCACAGGTGCGCGGGCAGCGCGGTGGAGAAGACGAAGGGCCGCGCGCGGGATACCAGCAGGTCCGCCACCTCGCGTGAGGTCGCCACGTACGCGCCCATGACGCCCAGCGCCTTGCTCAGCGTGCCCATGCGCAGGTCCACCGCGTCTTCCAACCCCAGCTCATCGCAGAGGCCCGCTCCGCGTGCGCCCAGCACGCCGGTGGCATGCGCTTCGTCCACCATCAGCGCGGCGCCGTGGGCCCGGCACGCGGCGAC is a genomic window of Myxococcus virescens containing:
- the bioF gene encoding 8-amino-7-oxononanoate synthase, which encodes MSDEAVAAAWAREDLEALSERGLRRYLEPLDSPQGPVVRVGGETLVNFSSNDYLGLAASPTVRAAALVAVERYGVGTGASRLVVGDTAAHHRLETRLAAFERAEAVRLFNSGYAANTGIIPALVGPEDAVFSDALNHASLVDGCRLSRARVCVYPHADVEALSRALAETPARRKLVVTDTVFSMDGDVAPLREIVAACRAHGAALMVDEAHATGVLGARGAGLCDELGLEDAVDLRMGTLSKALGVMGAYVATSREVADLLVSRARPFVFSTALPAHLCGAAEAAVDAVEGDPDLRERLWRNIRRFADGLRGLGVRAEPRSAVFPIILGEPERALDAARRLREAGVLVKAIRPPTVPEGTSRLRFCLSASHTVGHVDLALEALRTVGVRRG
- the bioD gene encoding dethiobiotin synthase, whose product is MAERGKPFQIFVTGTDTGVGKTQASCALLSLLADAGLRPQGFKPYESGCASLRAPADALALRAAAGSSLSVDDVCPHRFRLPVAPGVAASRLGREPDWDVTLAAWRRLRGGNAVVEGAGGLFVPLDSKHDVIDLIATLRLPVLLVARAGLGTLNHTALSLQALAARRIPVRAVLLSRGTSAKDVSERDNRRLLEARHGVPVLGPVPYLPDARRRHAAFRRALRPLLP